GCCAACATACACGCAAGCTGTTCGTGCAAGGCCACTACTTTCACGCGGACGCTCAAGGTGACGCTAATGTCGCGGGCAGCATGCTCACGCGCTCACTCATCGGATATTCGCCGTGCCATGACGCGCGTTCTGACTAAAAAGTCGGTGCCTAGAGTGCGCCGGGCTTACTTCGAAGCAGGATCCGCAACACGAATCCGAGGTCATCGGCAACCCCTTGCTTACGGCTTTGGTGGCGCGTTGGCCTCCCACTCCCGGGTCCACTTGGCGGCTTCGGTGGTTCGCCCCAGTGCCGTGAGCGCTTCGGCGATGTCCTTGCGCGCCGCCTGCAGGAAACTCACGCCGGGTTCGGCCTGTCGCGCCACGATCGCATAACCGGCTTCCGACTCGGCGGCGCCTGCGGCCCAGCGCCTCTGTCGCACCAGCGAGCGTCCGAGTTTGATGCGGGCGATACCGGTGTTCATGTGCGCGGCGCCCTGCGCCTTCGCAAAGCGCGTGACCACCTCGCGATAGATCGCCTCGGCACGTGCATACTGCTGCTGCTCGTTGAAGACCGTCGCGCGGTTGGACAGGGCCACGGCCACCGTGAAATGCGCGTCGCCATTCGCGGCGCCATAGACGTTCGCCATGCGGGTGAAGTACGCGTCGGCGCTGTCGAACGCCCGATGCTTCAGGGCCACATTGCCGAGGTCATTGAGCACACTGGCGACGCGGGGATGGGCGCTGCCGAAGGTTGCCTGCTGAATGGCGAGCGCTCGCCGCAAGACGCCGGTGGCATCGTCGTAGCGATCCTGTGACACGAGCGCGCGCCCCAGCATCGAGAGGTGCGCCGCCGTTCGAAAGTGCGCGACGCCGTAGTACGCCGAATCGATGTCGATGGCCTTGCGGTACCAGCGCTCGGCCTCGGTGAATCGCCCGCGTTCGAACTCGGTGGCGCCAAGGTTGATGTACACCTCCGCCACCGCCGGATGACGCTCGCCCGAACGAGTGAGCTGCGCGGCGAGGACGAGCCGATTGAGTGAATCGCTCTCGGCGTAGCGGCCAGCGTAGAAGTGGACGTTGGCCAGCTCGCCCAGTAGTGACGCGCGCTCCAGGGGATCGGGATCGCTGGCGGGATAGCGAGCCACCGCCTGCTGCAGCGTAACCGTGGCCGAATCGTAGAGCCCCTGCTCTTCCTGTCGTCTTCCCACAGTGCCGCGAATTCGCGCGTCCAGTAGCGCCGTGTTGTCATCCGGCGCCACGGCGGCCGTGGTAAGCAGAGCGGCCGCTTGCGTGAGGGCGCTGTCGGCGCCGAGGTACTGCGCCTGATCGATGCGCAAATCCCCGAGGGTGAGCAAAACGGCCGCTCGCGACATGGCGTCGTGATTCCCGGCCCGATCGTGCGCCGTCAACGCGGCCTGCAGCATAGTGTCGGCCCGCTCGAAGCGACCGAGTTTCTGGTACACGCTACCCAGTGTGGCGTAGAGGTCGGCCTGCCCTGCGGCGTCGCCATCCAGCATACGCGCTTCCTGCACGCCCCGATCAACGAGGGTGACCACGCGCAGGCTATCGGCAGGTCCAGCCTCGTCGCCACCGGTGAACAGCGCGAGCATGAACTGCTGTAAACGAGTGCGACGCTCGGCTTCCCGCACCGCGGCATCACGGGCGCGGCCGAGTCGCACGGTGTAGCTCGTGGCCGCGCCGGCCACGAGTACGAAGAGTGTGGCCGCGAGCGCCGTTTCCTTCCAGCGCCGGCGCAGGAAGCGGCTGGCGCGATACGAATACGCGTCCGGGTGCGCGTCGAGCGGCTCGCGCGCAGTGAAGTGGTCGACGTCGCGCAGCAGCGCATCGACCGAGCGGTAGCGTCGCGCGGGATCCTTGTGCATCGCGGTGAGGCACAACACATCGAGGTCGTTCCACTCGCTGCGTTTCAGGGCGTTCGCACTGGCCGCTCCCTGCGCACGGGCCGCCTTCGACGCCGGCAGCGGTTCCGTGTCGAGAATCATCGCCTCGACCTGACCCGGCGTGCGCGCCGACAAATCGAGCGGCAGTCGCTCGGCGAGCAGTTCGTACAGCACGACACCGAGTGCG
This region of Gemmatimonas groenlandica genomic DNA includes:
- a CDS encoding serine/threonine-protein kinase; this translates as MSWERLQAAFDDIIDALPSQRDAMVRSAAAGDAEFERELRELLTADAVHLPLLDRSNAEWASALLTDAPWPADELPQFGPYRLLRLLGEGGMGVVYLGERVDVQRQVAVKLLRDAWLSPARRARFSTEQRALAQLDHPNIARLYDAGTLANGTPWFVMEYVDGVPLRRYCDENRCTVAQRLQLFRAVCSAVQHAHDQAIIHRDIKPSNILVTADGTVKLLDFGIAKQLGEEHRDSERTHTGLRMMTPAYAAPEQVRGERIGVFTDVYALGVVLYELLAERLPLDLSARTPGQVEAMILDTEPLPASKAARAQGAASANALKRSEWNDLDVLCLTAMHKDPARRYRSVDALLRDVDHFTAREPLDAHPDAYSYRASRFLRRRWKETALAATLFVLVAGAATSYTVRLGRARDAAVREAERRTRLQQFMLALFTGGDEAGPADSLRVVTLVDRGVQEARMLDGDAAGQADLYATLGSVYQKLGRFERADTMLQAALTAHDRAGNHDAMSRAAVLLTLGDLRIDQAQYLGADSALTQAAALLTTAAVAPDDNTALLDARIRGTVGRRQEEQGLYDSATVTLQQAVARYPASDPDPLERASLLGELANVHFYAGRYAESDSLNRLVLAAQLTRSGERHPAVAEVYINLGATEFERGRFTEAERWYRKAIDIDSAYYGVAHFRTAAHLSMLGRALVSQDRYDDATGVLRRALAIQQATFGSAHPRVASVLNDLGNVALKHRAFDSADAYFTRMANVYGAANGDAHFTVAVALSNRATVFNEQQQYARAEAIYREVVTRFAKAQGAAHMNTGIARIKLGRSLVRQRRWAAGAAESEAGYAIVARQAEPGVSFLQAARKDIAEALTALGRTTEAAKWTREWEANAPPKP